In Leeia speluncae, the sequence AATGTTGCTGATAGGTCTGTCTTTGCGTTGCCATCGTCATGGTTTGGGGCATCAGAGACTCAATCGCATCGTACTGAATGGGGATGAGTATTTCGCCATTGGCATCAATCAAACCCGATTGTTTCTCAATACGTACGATACATTGTTTGTGGTATGGCGCTAAAAGGGAAAATGGCTCATCTTCAAATCCCATATCATCAAAATAGCGTGTTTCGATATCATGAAAGCGAATAGGGGTAATAGCCACTCCACGCCAATCTAGCATTCCCCATAAATTTCCAAGACGTGCAGCTAGCTGGCAACGCGTCAGTAATACTTTTATTTCATCATACTGTGGGGAAATCCAGATTTCGCCAGCCGCGTTTGCCAGACCAGTTTTACCTTCGCTAACGAGCGAGAAACCACGGACATCCTCACGCCACTCAATTTCTTCATAAGCTGGTGGCAGAATGATCGAGCCACTGGTATTCATTAAACCAACGCGACTCTTCTTCCAAAATGGTGCAAGTCCAGATGGACTAAAACTACTGACATCATCATGAATTGCAGGGATAACAATCTTGCCTTCATGATTGATGAAGCCGAATTGCGTACCCGATCGAAACGGGGCATAACCATTTGCAAATCCCCATAGCTCATCAACAGAAGGGGGGAGTAACCAAGTGCCGTCGGCATTCAGAATGCCTTGCAGGTCTCCTTGTCTAACGATTGCACAATGAGCACCGCACAAATCTTCTCCTTCAAAAAAATTCCATACTTCATCTAATTGAGGTTCAAAAGCTAAGGTGATTTCGCTTGGTTGTAATCTGGCATACGCAAATAGTCCATCTCGCTCTAGCCAAACCCCGCCGGTGGTTGCCCAAGAAATGCCTTCCCACTCTGGTTTGAGGACTACTTCAATGAGCCCTGTCTGTTCATTATGTCTACGAATACCCCATTGCCCATTTTCGGCGAACCGTTCATATTCACCCTCTAAGTGATTTTCCCAATCCTTCGGCGCAGGTTTAAATTCAGAAAATGGCAGTTCTTGTGGTTTGTCAGCCATGGAGAAGTAATCGTGATCAATACCTGAAAAGCCAAAACTCCATGCCCACGCATGCCATGTTTCAAAACCCTGACCATACTCTTGCAAACCCAGAGCCTCATCTAAATCTGCATATCGGTCAGAAGTTATCGCATTGCTAATTTGTTGCCAACGCTGATTACATTCTAGCTGGCAACCTTCAATAAACTCTTCAGGCGATTTACTCTCTAACCAAGACAACTCATCCAAATTGGCCGAAAAGATGACTGCACCACTCGTTTCTGCTTTTATGGAATCAATCTCTTCACGTAGATGAGTCAGCAGGGCTTCGAATTGAAGTGTAAGTAAGGGTTGTTCGTGTAGGCGAGGGTGGGTGGATATCTTTTCTGCTAATTGCTTTAGCCTATCCATCGCAGCTTCTGCATCTGCGGCAAGATTATCGGTATTTGCATCACCAAAAACGCGTTGATCGGTAATTGCTTCGCTTGCAAGTCCATTGGCGAGTAAGAGTTGCCAGAGCGTTGGAAAATTATTATTTGCTTCCGCGATTTGAGTGCCCTGACAGTCGTTATTGGCAGGCATCACATACAAAAAAGAACGATTACCCATTTTGGCTGTTAACTATCTTGTTTAGTAAGTTGTAAACTTTAACATGATATTGACATTTTAAGGGCGTGTTGCGTGCTCTGTGCTCGAAATAGCGTTGCTTAATGGGATTTGGTAGGAAGGGTGGATATAGAAGTAAGGGAAAGCAAAATTTCTCACCCCACCTTTTCAATCTTGGTGGGGTATCATCAAAACTAGCGAGGTTATGGTTTAACTTGGATATTGGCAGCGAGCATTTTTCCTTCTTCATGCGATGCTTCAAAAGTAACTTTATCGCCTTGTTTTATCTTTTCTAGTTCAGCCTTATCTTTCACTGTAAAAACCATCGTCATTCCCGGCATGTCCATATGGGCAATCGGGCCGTGTTTAATGGTTACTTTGCCCTGAGCTAAGTCTACTTTTTTTATTTCACCTTCTACTGAATGAGCAGTATGCATTGGCATCATCGGTTTTTCTTCTGCATGTACCAATACTGGTGAAACTCCTAGACATGTAATCAACGAGCAAATCAGGGTATTGAGAAGTTTCATCTTGATCTCCTAATAACAAAGCGATTGTTGCGACTTAAACCGTACAAAACACTATTTTTTTACTTGAATAATGCCTTTCATCCCCGCATCAAAATGGCCAGGATGAAGGCAAGCAAAATGCACAATGCCAGTTTTACTAAATTTCCAAATTACTTCGCCTGATTGCCCCGGAGCAAGGGTAATCTTGCTCGGTTCATCATGCTCCATGTCTGGAAATTTCTTCATTACTTCATAGTGTTCTTTCAGTTCTTTTTCTGTACCCAGACTAAATTCATGCTTTAACTTCCCCATATTTGTAATGATGAATTTAATCGTTTCCCCGTGTTTCACCTTGATATCATTAAGTGAAAACTTCATATTGTCTGATGCTTCTAAACGAATGGTTCGACTAACCTTTTTATTGCTTCCGGGTTGGCCAATTTCAGATTGTTCGTGGTGGCCACCTGCGTGATCGCCAGCGGCAAAGCCAATCGTACTGATGGTAAAAAGGCAACTCGCTACGCAGAGAGAATGGAGTAATTTCATTGCTATATATTCCTAATTAGTCGCTCAATTAATGATTCTGATGCGTTGATGTGGGTTTGACTGCTCTAACAGTTGCAGCTTTTTCAGTCGCCTTCTTCGCGGGGTGCGGGGCTGTTGGGGCTTCTTCCATTTTTCCGTTGTATTCATACGCGATCGTTCCCGCTGGATGTTTGAACCAACCTGGATCTTTGTAATTGCCTGGCGGCTGATCTTTACGTACTTTTAGTACGGTAAACATGCCGCCCATTTCAAGCGACCCAAATGGTCCTGTTCCCGTCATCATTGGGGCTGTATTGTCTGGGATTGGCATTTCCATGTCGCCCATGTCTGCCATACCTTTTTCGCCCATCATCATGTAGTCTGGTGCGACTTTTTGGATTTTCTGCACTAAGTTTCGGTGATCCACCCCGATTAACGTTGGCACATCATGCCCCATTGCATTCATCGTATGATGACTCTTATGGCAATGCATTGCCCAGTCACCTTCTTCATCTGCAATAAACTCTATTTGACGCATTTGTCCGACCGCCACGTCGGTTGTTACTTCTAACCAACGTGAAGATTTTGGCGTTGGGCCACCATCCGTTCCTGTCACCATAAATTCATGGCCATGCAAGTGAATCGGGTGGTTGGTCATGGTTAAATTACCCACTCGAATCCGAACTTTGTCATTTAATCGAACATTCAGTGAGTCAATTCCGGGGAAAATTCTGCTATTCCATGCCCAGATATTGAAGTCTGTCATTGTGTTGACTTTAGGGGTCTTGCTGCCCGGTTCAACATCAAACGAATTCAATAAGAAGCAAAAGTCTCGATTCACCTCATCAATCAATGGATGTTTTTCTTTGGGATGTGTTACCCAAAAGCCATACATTCCCATCGCCATTTGCACCATTTCATCTGCATGAGGGTGGTACATGAATGTTCCCGGGCGTCTGGCGACAAATTCGTAAACAAAGGTTTTTCCAGGCTTGATACTACGTTGCGTCAGACCAGAAACGCCATCCATTCCATTCGGTAAACGTTGACCATGCCAATGCACACTCGTGTGCTCTGGCAATTTGTTGGTGACAAAAATTCGGACACGATCACCTTCTACGACTTCAATGGTTGGGCCAGGGCTTTGGCCGTTGTAGCCCCAAAGTTGGGCGGTAAATCCTGGTGCCATTTCGCGTTCGACAGGTTCTGCCACCAAGTGAAATTCTTTTACACCTTCATTCATTCTCCAAGGCAAGGTCCAACCATTTAGCGTGACAACCGGGTTATAAGGACGCCCGGTATTTGGGATGAGTGGTGGTGCTGTCTCGACCGATGTTTGAATGATAGGCTCTGGCAATCCTGCTAGCGCAGTGCGCGAGACGGTTGCCCCAATGACTGCGGTGGCTGCCCCTGTAAAAAATTGCCGGCGTGTAAGATCTAGCGTCATCATATTCCTTTCAATGCCCAGCAGATGAGGAGCTATCAAGCCCACTTGCGGAAAATGTCATGAGGGATGATGGGATGTAACCCACCATCAATAACTGTAAATCTGCATCAGCTAACCAAAAATCACGAAGTGCATTGTTAGATGCAATTTCGGATTGGAACTTGGTGCGAGAAGCACTGAGAACATCCCAAGTATTCATTAGCATTCCGTTGTATCGAAGAATGGTTTCTTCATATAAAAAGGATTGTCTTTTGGCTTGTTGCTGGCTTTCTTGTGCGAGTAAATACGCTGTTTGGTAAGCGTCATATATTAATTCTGCGTTTGCGGTTAACTGTATTTGCTCACTAAGAGGAAGTTGCTTACTTACTTCTAAAAGACGCTCATGAAAGATGTGATGAGTAATTGTCTTTGAAGGAAGCGCTGGTAAGGTAACGGTCAGTTTAAGCGCCGGTTGGTTGATGACATTCCATTGCTTAAATTGCTTAAGCAACTCCATTTGGCTTTTCTTGATTTCATATTGCGTGCTTAAATGAACTTGTTTATCAGCCCCTAATGCAACTTGGTATGACGTATCTTGATAAGCACTCCAATTGCCAACCTTGGCCATTCGACTACTCAACTCTGCAGCGGCTTGTGAGGCTGTTAGCATATGCGCTTGAAGGGCAGCATTTTGTATCTGGCCGGTTAGTGTAAGCGCTTGCTTGCGTGTGTGATATGCAATTTCAATGACTTCAGCGATTTCTGGGATTTTGGAAATTTTCGCTATCGGCAGTTGTGCAAAGTGTCCTTCTTGTATTAGGGAACGGTGTAATTCTCCTAATTGGCTTAATGAAGTCTTTAAGTCGGGATGACTATTCCACGCCAAGTCAACCGCCTCGGGAAACCGACTTATCGGTAGCGTCGGTTTCATCATTTCAGCGTGACCGGTCATTTTTGGGGCTTTTTCTGGATTCGCTTGTTCCCACTTCAGAACATCTGCATGTCCTCTTGGAAATTCAGCAACTTGCTGATTATGTGCTTTCCATGTCGACTCTTGATTTACCTCGGCATAAAGGAATGTCGGTAGTAAAAATAAGGAGCCTAATAAGTGATGTATTTTCATGAGCCATTTTCTTTCATTGTCTGTTGACTACATGTTTGAGTGTATTTTTCACTTTGAATGATAGTCTTTACTACACAACATCAAACTGACGGCAACATTACATCTTTGTAATGTTTGGCGTGCGCTAGCTAAGAGTGGCACACTATCTAGCCAGCACATGGAGGATGTATGAAGCTGTTGATCATCGAAGATGAAGTAAAGACAGGGGAGTATCTAAAACTAGGATTAACCGAGGCTGGATATATGGTGGATCTGGTTCAAGATGGTCGCGTTGGTCTTCAATATGCTTTAGAACAAAGTTATGACCTGATTATTTTGGATGTCATGCTACCCGGTTTGAATGGTTGGCAAATTATTCAACAGCTACGAACACAGCAACGACTGATGCCAGTCTTATTTTTATCTGCTAAAGATCAGGTAGAAGACCGGATTAGAGGATTAGAACTCGGCGCAGACGATTATTTAGTTAAGCCATTTTCATTTGCCGAATTACTAGCAAGAATCCGAATTATTCTAAGGCGAGGAGCTGGCACAAATGAGGTGACGCTATTGTATGTAGCAGATCTTGAATTAGATTTGTTACGTAGGCGAGCCAGCCGTGGTGGCAAAAAAATTGTACTAACGGCGAAAGAGTTTTCATTGTTGGAGTTATTAATGCGGAGGAAGAATGAAGTGCTTCCCCGATCTCTTATTGCATCCCAAGTTTGGGATATGAATTTTGACAGTGATACCAACGTGATTGATGTTGCGATGAGGAGATTACGTGCGAAAGTGGATGATGATTTCGAGGTAAAACTAATTCATACCATTCGGGGGATGGGCTATGTGTTAGAAGAACCGGAGTCTACTTTGTGATCAAGCGGTTTTCTCTGACGGTACGCCTCGCTTTTCTGTATGTTACCACCTCTATCTTACTTCTCGTTGGCCTTGGTTTATTAGTCAGCCAGATGGTAGAAACTCATTTTGACGAACAAGATGCCTACGATTTACAAGACAAACTCCAGCTTATTCAGAACGTAGTGGGTACATCAGACAGTGTCCCTTTCTTAATTGGCCGTTTAGATGATGTTGTGCACAATCATCGCAATCTGTACGTCAAGTTAGAACGAAACAGCCAATTGATCTATGGCTCGACAGATAGTGCGATTACAAAATTTCCCCTCATGAATGAGTTCACGCCAAACCAAATGCTCAAATGGCGAAAAGAGGGGTATACCTATCATGGCATCTGTCAAAATGGACTGTTAGCAGATACGGCAAAAAGTAAGATTGATATTTGTGTGGCGATCGATACGGAACACCACCAGCATTTTATCCATACGGTCGGGCAATCTCTCGCGGTGTATATATTGATAGCTAGTTTGTTGGCAGGCGTAATTGGCATTGGCGTGGCACATAAGGGGTTGGCGCCGCTTCGTACCATGAAACAACAAGCGCAAAGTATTCGTAGCCTGAAACTCGATGCACAAATGCCTGTCGACTCAGTGCCTGTTGAAATGGCAGATTTAGCGTCATCCTTAAATGCAATGCTGGCACGTTTGCAGTCAGATTATCGCAAAATTTCGGAGTTCTCTTCTGATATTGCTCACGAATTAAGAACACCTATTACTAATTTGCTGACTGAAACACAGGTTGCAATTTCACAACCGAGATCTGCGGAAGCGTATCGAGAAATATTAGCGTCGAATGCAGAAGAGTTTCAGCGTTTAGGCCGAATGATTTCCGATATGCTATTTCTGGCAAAAGCAGAGCATGGATTAGTTTTACCTTCGGTAGAGACGATTCAAGTGGCAGATGAGATCACCGCATTGTTTGAGTTTTATGAAGCCTTGGCAGAGGAACGGCAAGTGCATTTAGTTCAAATAGGTGATGCCACCTTGAGTGGCGATAGGCTAATGCTGCGAAGAGCATTCAGTAATATTCTATCTAATGCATTGAAAT encodes:
- a CDS encoding cupredoxin domain-containing protein, yielding MKLLHSLCVASCLFTISTIGFAAGDHAGGHHEQSEIGQPGSNKKVSRTIRLEASDNMKFSLNDIKVKHGETIKFIITNMGKLKHEFSLGTEKELKEHYEVMKKFPDMEHDEPSKITLAPGQSGEVIWKFSKTGIVHFACLHPGHFDAGMKGIIQVKK
- a CDS encoding multicopper oxidase family protein, with translation MMTLDLTRRQFFTGAATAVIGATVSRTALAGLPEPIIQTSVETAPPLIPNTGRPYNPVVTLNGWTLPWRMNEGVKEFHLVAEPVEREMAPGFTAQLWGYNGQSPGPTIEVVEGDRVRIFVTNKLPEHTSVHWHGQRLPNGMDGVSGLTQRSIKPGKTFVYEFVARRPGTFMYHPHADEMVQMAMGMYGFWVTHPKEKHPLIDEVNRDFCFLLNSFDVEPGSKTPKVNTMTDFNIWAWNSRIFPGIDSLNVRLNDKVRIRVGNLTMTNHPIHLHGHEFMVTGTDGGPTPKSSRWLEVTTDVAVGQMRQIEFIADEEGDWAMHCHKSHHTMNAMGHDVPTLIGVDHRNLVQKIQKVAPDYMMMGEKGMADMGDMEMPIPDNTAPMMTGTGPFGSLEMGGMFTVLKVRKDQPPGNYKDPGWFKHPAGTIAYEYNGKMEEAPTAPHPAKKATEKAATVRAVKPTSTHQNH
- a CDS encoding heavy metal sensor histidine kinase, whose protein sequence is MIKRFSLTVRLAFLYVTTSILLLVGLGLLVSQMVETHFDEQDAYDLQDKLQLIQNVVGTSDSVPFLIGRLDDVVHNHRNLYVKLERNSQLIYGSTDSAITKFPLMNEFTPNQMLKWRKEGYTYHGICQNGLLADTAKSKIDICVAIDTEHHQHFIHTVGQSLAVYILIASLLAGVIGIGVAHKGLAPLRTMKQQAQSIRSLKLDAQMPVDSVPVEMADLASSLNAMLARLQSDYRKISEFSSDIAHELRTPITNLLTETQVAISQPRSAEAYREILASNAEEFQRLGRMISDMLFLAKAEHGLVLPSVETIQVADEITALFEFYEALAEERQVHLVQIGDATLSGDRLMLRRAFSNILSNALKYAEAKSDIRVEVFTSGAYVHVQMTNSGATISEASIPRLFDRFYRADTSRTNLSADGVGLGLAITKSIVEMHHGEICVTSAANQTQFTLRFPCQPVVS
- a CDS encoding SEL1-like repeat protein → MGNRSFLYVMPANNDCQGTQIAEANNNFPTLWQLLLANGLASEAITDQRVFGDANTDNLAADAEAAMDRLKQLAEKISTHPRLHEQPLLTLQFEALLTHLREEIDSIKAETSGAVIFSANLDELSWLESKSPEEFIEGCQLECNQRWQQISNAITSDRYADLDEALGLQEYGQGFETWHAWAWSFGFSGIDHDYFSMADKPQELPFSEFKPAPKDWENHLEGEYERFAENGQWGIRRHNEQTGLIEVVLKPEWEGISWATTGGVWLERDGLFAYARLQPSEITLAFEPQLDEVWNFFEGEDLCGAHCAIVRQGDLQGILNADGTWLLPPSVDELWGFANGYAPFRSGTQFGFINHEGKIVIPAIHDDVSSFSPSGLAPFWKKSRVGLMNTSGSIILPPAYEEIEWREDVRGFSLVSEGKTGLANAAGEIWISPQYDEIKVLLTRCQLAARLGNLWGMLDWRGVAITPIRFHDIETRYFDDMGFEDEPFSLLAPYHKQCIVRIEKQSGLIDANGEILIPIQYDAIESLMPQTMTMATQRQTYQQHLAIVIQRGARRRKLRGVYDIDSQQEIIPCVWHYLLDSQFDDQHWGFLVGMDVPKADRDRLGDVRTGILSAKGEEIFPPEYAWIGKAISINGDGWLTAMLRKSIYETWSTGKPLQAVPNESGEYVWLYLDGRVEKHIDYLHNCFSETGDLNVALELGRAYRDGTGVDVDAMLARHWLWKATGAIEKSSSPSLWKKIAKTLKASSGNPDRTPSPEESPYPRHPSAMYELALLLQSDLGGPEQADTAREWLRFALQHGGATDGNILTELGYLLSEGIGGKEDRIEGKSYYEKAIQYNASVAMHNLGLAYQYGRGVEIDLPMALDYFRQAERTGDESCAFHTGTVLMEEAFELTGNARRKKYSEAAYAFSKIIHKNIEHSESACFSYAKICLDPETKEYNPRLAEETLLLAANLDDIACITSLIEDIYGNPESPLKHPEQQAYWEERKATLLAEMNP
- a CDS encoding heavy metal response regulator transcription factor → MKLLIIEDEVKTGEYLKLGLTEAGYMVDLVQDGRVGLQYALEQSYDLIILDVMLPGLNGWQIIQQLRTQQRLMPVLFLSAKDQVEDRIRGLELGADDYLVKPFSFAELLARIRIILRRGAGTNEVTLLYVADLELDLLRRRASRGGKKIVLTAKEFSLLELLMRRKNEVLPRSLIASQVWDMNFDSDTNVIDVAMRRLRAKVDDDFEVKLIHTIRGMGYVLEEPESTL
- a CDS encoding copper-binding protein, with translation MKLLNTLICSLITCLGVSPVLVHAEEKPMMPMHTAHSVEGEIKKVDLAQGKVTIKHGPIAHMDMPGMTMVFTVKDKAELEKIKQGDKVTFEASHEEGKMLAANIQVKP